A single genomic interval of Polaribacter vadi harbors:
- a CDS encoding T9SS type B sorting domain-containing protein translates to MKKLLPLLFIFFFWSTINAQITLSHNVGNIPIKTDWVNCDEEQSWSRVFNLEDFGISTDEQFVIKSGQTAISNAKLGSGIQMTISIIDENFPNSNILHNNGSYRETPEIGDTPEILTFQFSSPVVIPAGVKKILVTVNQSRVTSTSQTPFLIAGTKDDNDVSWFYGCRKHYTYIKTENLEDPKPNANFFINVTGEKINTINSDENINLTHNIGDNVIKTQMFSCSSSSHFWARKFVLKDFDINDNEELIIDQGQIAFSETGWLSSVQFNIYKIDADFPASFSESDLIGSSQAQTVPAFSKVGLTAKITLVEFETPITVPADVEIILVEVKKGIVYGDGLAFIAGTENDNDDSWYRGCNGDPSGEYNTTDNLAERGIAYWKKDFNYYITVNGKARTIFPFTITNDNNCENKINNFSLTNQAEIKSVVWNFDDPSSGVNNISTSNNISHQFSSPGIYNVTATVIHIDNTSYTIPQEIEIFEMPNINPIVSLKQCDNSDIDGFSFFNLNEVKEKIIANPDDYSISFHEDNVDAKNGSSEITNITNYKNEQVSIDKIWARVENTNGCFEVSEVNLFVSTTEIPAILLKEYYQCDDGTNTTDGIATFDFSDITNDIINIFPLNQQLEITYYRNEEDALAEENAIADITNYQNIGYPNQQNIYIRVDSKVDNDCLGLGEHISLNVEKMPVANPVIVNPECDNDRDGVYSFDTSAIQSTIIGTQTNVIVTYFDENNVELSSPLPNPFITASKNITAKIEAINSNDLDGKCSDTTVIEFIVNAVPIANTIAAQEECDTDFDGLVGFNTTTIESEIIGSQTNLIVRYFDENNVELSSPLPNPFYSASQTVKVRLENPIYDVCFEETTVDFIVREKPTVNLISEDIICMTNNSNLEIKVDNPNANFSYTWRDENGIIIGNSATANIQKGGVYKVIATSHYGCNSEEEQITISESSISSITINDIEVQDDSDNNFIKINTDNLGLGDYEFRLLDTNGTILFDYQNEPYFENLEGGVYNLEVNDKNNCGSIPFEIALISFPNFFTPNGDGNNDFWQIKGIDKSYYKSGNISIFNRYGKQITTFTIDDVGWDGTYNGKQMIANDYWFQAILIDQKDNVKNRKGNFSLLRQ, encoded by the coding sequence ATGAAAAAACTTTTACCTCTACTTTTTATTTTCTTTTTTTGGTCAACTATTAATGCACAAATTACGTTATCTCATAATGTTGGTAATATTCCCATAAAAACAGATTGGGTAAATTGTGACGAAGAACAAAGTTGGAGTAGAGTTTTCAATTTAGAAGATTTCGGAATATCCACAGATGAACAATTTGTTATAAAATCAGGACAAACAGCAATTAGTAATGCAAAATTAGGTTCTGGTATACAAATGACTATATCCATAATAGACGAGAATTTTCCTAATTCAAATATTTTGCACAATAATGGAAGTTATAGAGAAACTCCAGAAATTGGTGATACTCCAGAAATATTAACTTTTCAATTTTCAAGTCCTGTAGTTATTCCTGCAGGTGTTAAAAAAATTCTTGTAACTGTAAATCAATCAAGGGTTACAAGTACAAGTCAAACTCCTTTTCTTATTGCTGGGACAAAAGATGATAACGATGTGTCTTGGTTTTATGGTTGTAGAAAACATTATACTTATATTAAAACTGAAAATTTAGAAGACCCTAAACCAAATGCAAATTTTTTTATAAATGTAACAGGTGAGAAAATAAACACAATTAATTCTGATGAAAATATTAACTTAACTCATAATATTGGGGATAATGTTATAAAAACACAGATGTTTTCATGTAGTAGTTCTTCTCATTTTTGGGCAAGAAAATTTGTTTTAAAAGATTTTGATATAAATGATAATGAAGAACTTATTATAGATCAAGGTCAAATAGCGTTTAGTGAAACTGGATGGTTGTCTTCTGTTCAATTTAATATTTATAAAATAGACGCAGATTTTCCTGCTTCTTTTTCTGAAAGTGATTTGATTGGAAGTAGTCAAGCTCAAACAGTTCCTGCTTTTAGCAAAGTAGGACTTACTGCAAAAATAACTTTGGTTGAATTTGAAACACCTATAACTGTTCCTGCTGATGTAGAAATTATACTAGTTGAAGTAAAAAAAGGAATTGTTTATGGAGATGGCCTTGCATTTATAGCAGGAACAGAAAATGACAATGATGATTCTTGGTATAGAGGTTGTAATGGAGATCCTTCTGGAGAATATAACACAACAGATAATTTAGCAGAACGAGGAATAGCGTATTGGAAGAAGGATTTTAATTACTATATCACTGTAAACGGAAAAGCAAGAACAATTTTTCCTTTTACAATTACAAATGATAACAACTGCGAAAATAAAATCAACAATTTTAGTTTAACAAATCAAGCAGAAATAAAATCTGTGGTTTGGAATTTTGACGACCCTAGTTCTGGTGTAAATAACATATCAACTTCTAATAATATTTCTCATCAATTTTCATCTCCAGGGATTTATAATGTTACTGCAACAGTTATTCATATTGATAACACCAGTTATACAATTCCTCAAGAAATAGAAATTTTTGAAATGCCAAACATCAACCCTATTGTTTCTCTAAAACAATGTGATAATAGTGATATTGATGGTTTTAGTTTCTTCAATTTAAACGAGGTAAAAGAAAAAATAATTGCAAATCCCGATGATTATTCCATCTCTTTTCACGAAGATAACGTTGATGCTAAAAATGGAAGTTCAGAAATAACGAACATTACAAACTATAAAAACGAACAAGTAAGTATTGATAAAATTTGGGCAAGAGTAGAAAATACTAATGGTTGTTTTGAAGTTAGTGAAGTGAATCTTTTTGTCTCTACTACAGAAATACCAGCTATTCTATTAAAAGAATATTATCAATGTGATGATGGAACAAACACAACTGATGGAATTGCAACGTTCGATTTTAGTGATATAACAAACGATATTATCAATATATTTCCATTAAATCAACAACTAGAAATTACTTATTATAGAAATGAAGAGGATGCTTTAGCTGAAGAAAATGCCATTGCAGATATTACCAATTATCAAAATATTGGCTATCCAAATCAGCAAAATATTTATATTAGAGTTGATAGTAAAGTTGATAATGATTGTTTGGGTTTAGGTGAACATATTTCTTTAAACGTCGAAAAAATGCCAGTTGCAAACCCTGTAATTGTGAATCCTGAATGTGATAATGATAGAGATGGAGTCTATTCTTTTGATACATCAGCTATACAAAGCACCATAATTGGAACCCAAACAAATGTTATTGTTACTTATTTTGATGAAAATAATGTAGAACTTTCAAGCCCTCTTCCAAATCCTTTTATTACAGCTTCTAAAAACATTACTGCTAAAATAGAGGCTATAAACTCTAACGATCTTGATGGAAAATGTAGTGATACAACTGTTATTGAATTTATTGTAAATGCAGTGCCAATTGCAAATACAATTGCTGCTCAAGAAGAATGTGATACTGATTTTGATGGACTTGTTGGTTTTAATACAACAACTATTGAAAGCGAAATTATTGGCAGTCAAACAAACTTGATTGTTAGGTATTTTGATGAAAATAATGTGGAGTTATCTAGTCCTCTTCCAAATCCGTTTTATTCTGCTTCACAAACGGTTAAGGTTCGTTTAGAAAACCCGATTTACGATGTTTGTTTTGAAGAAACCACAGTCGATTTTATTGTGAGAGAAAAACCAACTGTCAATTTAATTTCAGAAGATATTATTTGTATGACAAACAACTCTAACCTAGAAATTAAAGTTGATAATCCTAACGCTAATTTCTCTTATACTTGGAGAGATGAAAATGGAATTATTATAGGTAATTCAGCAACTGCAAATATTCAAAAAGGTGGTGTTTATAAAGTGATAGCAACATCTCATTATGGTTGTAATTCAGAGGAAGAACAAATTACAATAAGTGAATCTTCAATTTCTTCTATCACCATAAATGATATTGAAGTTCAAGACGATTCAGATAATAATTTCATCAAAATAAATACTGATAATTTAGGTTTAGGAGATTATGAGTTTAGACTTTTAGACACGAATGGAACTATTTTATTTGATTATCAAAATGAGCCTTATTTCGAAAACTTAGAAGGAGGTGTTTATAATTTAGAAGTTAATGATAAAAACAATTGTGGTTCAATTCCTTTTGAAATTGCCTTGATTAGTTTTCCTAACTTTTTTACACCAAATGGCGATGGAAATAATGATTTTTGGCAAATAAAAGGGATTGATAAAAGCTATTATAAAAGTGGAAACATTAGTATTTTCAACAGATATGGAAAACAAATAACCACTTTTACAATTGATGATGTAGGTTGGGATGGCACTTATAATGGAAAACAAATGATTGCTAACGATTATTGGTTTCAAGCGATTTTAATAGATCAAAAAGATAATGTAAAAAACAGAAAAGGTAATTTTAGCTTATTAAGACAATAA